CGACCGCGGCAGGTTGCCCTGCGCGTAGCGGAGCCGCTTGTCGTTGTGGTTGCCCTGATACTGCACCCGCAGCGTCGAGTTCCAGGGCATCGCGCGATCGAAGCCGATGTTCCACTTGGTCGTCGAGGGCATCTCGAGATCCGGATCCGGCAGGGTCAGCGAGACGCGGCCGGTCTGCGGCCCCGGCACGAACACGAACCCCAGCGACGGATCCGAGACGTTCAGGATGTTCGGCTGGGCGTTGAACGTGCGGCTGATCGCGTTCGGCGGATTGAACCGGATGTTGGCGCCGCTCTGCGAGAAGATCGACTGGAACAGCCGCCCGTCGTAGATGCCCCAGCCGCCGCGGATCGAGAAGTTGCCGGCGCCGCCCGAGAGCGCGCCGAGCACGCCGTGGTCCCAGGTCGGCGCATACGCGAAGCCGAGCCGGGGCTCGAGGTTGTTGTCGTCCGCCTTGAAGATGTAATCGACGCGGTTCTCGACCTCCCGCGGGGCCTCGACGTACTCGTAGCGCAGGCCGAGGTTCAGCTTCAGCGACCGGCCGATCTGCCAGTCGTCCTGCACGTAGACGTTCGCCTCGTTCTGCCGGTTCTCGAGGAAGAACGGACCGTACGCCTTGACGAACGAATTCACGCAGCCGTCGAGCAGCGCCGCATAGGGCGAGGGGTAGGTGACGCCGCCGCAGCTCGCGTTGAACGTCCAGAATCCCCGCGAGTTGTTGTCGGCGAGATCGTCGAGCGCCTGACGCCGGATGTCGGTGCCGAGCTTGAGCGTATGCGTGCGGAACGCCTGCACCGACAGGTTGTAGACGAACTGGTGATCCCGCTGGTCGCGGTGGATCGGAAAATTGCCGGCGTTGCCGACGATCGATCCGGAGACCGGGCTCGCGGTGAAACGGACGATCGGCGTGTCGTTGCCGTCGGCGATGTCGACGTTGGTCGAACGCAGCCCGAGCCCGTACCGCGCCTCGCCGACGATGCTCGACGTCAGCACGCGCGTCCAGGTGATGCCCAGGTTCTGCTGCCGGTTCTTCTGATACGCCTGCTCGCCGGCGATGACGTCCTGGGGATCGCGGATCTGCCGCGTCCACTGGTAGCGGCCGGTCAGCGTGCTGTTGCGGCCGGCGCTCCAGTCCAGCCGCGCCGACGCGTCCTCGTCAGGGAAATCGAACCCCGCCACACCGGCGAACGTGCGCGGGCTGCGCGAATCGTTGTTCACCAGCGACCGCGGGAACCGGGCGAGGAACGCCTCGATCCACGCACGATTCTCCGGCGTGTCGTTGCCGCGCGTGAGCCGCGGCGCCGCCAGTTCGGCGGGCGTGAAGAAGTCGCGGATGTAGGGGTTCTCGCCGTCGTTCCTGGTGCGATCGACGTTGCCGAACCCGAACAGCCGCTTGCGGACCACCGGGCCGCCGAGCGTGAAGCCGTACTCGGAGCGATGCCGCACCGGCTTGGGCGCCGCCTGGGCGAAGAAGGACTTGGCGTTCCACGCGCCGTTCTGCTGATACAGGTACAGATCGCCGTGATAGTCGTTGGTGCCCGACTTCGTCTGCACCAGGACCACCGAGCCGTCGCCGCGGCCGAACTCCGCGGAGTAGCCGTTCTTGAGCACCTGGAATTCGAGGATCGTCGACAGCGCCGCCCCCTGGCGGTGCTGGTTCTCGGACGAGTCGTCGTTGTTGACGCCGTTGATCTGGAAGGTCGCGCCGCGGGTGCCGGTGCCATTGAAGTTGATCGACGAGCCCGACGACGCGGTCGGGTTGTTCTGCCCGCCGGTGGGATTGTCCTGGAACCCGGTGAAGGTCTCCGCCAGGCCGAGGAAGCTGCTCGCGCTCAGCGACGGCTTGTCCATGATCTGTTCGGCGGTGAGCGAGCCCTTCACCTCCGCGTTGGTCAGGTTCACTCTCGGGACCTCGGCCGTGACCGTGACTTCCTGCGTCACCGTCGGATTCAGCGCGATGTCGACGACCCGCGTGTCGTTCAGCCGCACGTCGATGTTCTGGCGGACGACGGTGCCGAACCCGGGAAGCTCCGCCTTGACGGTGTAACGGCCGATTTGCAGGAACGGCGCGTTGTAGATGCCTTCGCCGTTGGTGATGATCGCGCGCTCGGTGCCGGTCTCCACCTGGGTCAGCGTGATGGTGACGCCGGGCAGCACGGCGCCGCTGGTGTCGGTGACGGTGCCCTGAATCGTTCCCGTGACGGTTTGCGCCGCGGCCGGGCGCGCCAGCGC
This genomic stretch from Vicinamibacterales bacterium harbors:
- a CDS encoding TonB-dependent receptor, with the translated sequence MTLSRFVCAALLLALARPAAAQTVTGTIQGTVTDTSGAVLPGVTITLTQVETGTERAIITNGEGIYNAPFLQIGRYTVKAELPGFGTVVRQNIDVRLNDTRVVDIALNPTVTQEVTVTAEVPRVNLTNAEVKGSLTAEQIMDKPSLSASSFLGLAETFTGFQDNPTGGQNNPTASSGSSINFNGTGTRGATFQINGVNNDDSSENQHRQGAALSTILEFQVLKNGYSAEFGRGDGSVVLVQTKSGTNDYHGDLYLYQQNGAWNAKSFFAQAAPKPVRHRSEYGFTLGGPVVRKRLFGFGNVDRTRNDGENPYIRDFFTPAELAAPRLTRGNDTPENRAWIEAFLARFPRSLVNNDSRSPRTFAGVAGFDFPDEDASARLDWSAGRNSTLTGRYQWTRQIRDPQDVIAGEQAYQKNRQQNLGITWTRVLTSSIVGEARYGLGLRSTNVDIADGNDTPIVRFTASPVSGSIVGNAGNFPIHRDQRDHQFVYNLSVQAFRTHTLKLGTDIRRQALDDLADNNSRGFWTFNASCGGVTYPSPYAALLDGCVNSFVKAYGPFFLENRQNEANVYVQDDWQIGRSLKLNLGLRYEYVEAPREVENRVDYIFKADDNNLEPRLGFAYAPTWDHGVLGALSGGAGNFSIRGGWGIYDGRLFQSIFSQSGANIRFNPPNAISRTFNAQPNILNVSDPSLGFVFVPGPQTGRVSLTLPDPDLEMPSTTKWNIGFDRAMPWNSTLRVQYQGNHNDKRLRYAQGNLPRSPLDGPITVVDHPNNAPTGSLPDVRGKVIDRIAADALCAGTGFFGLATTAACPNPVPIADNEISVRVPRTNERRPDPRYTTNLLISNDAESWYDGVEFEWDKRFSHGVQFQAAYTFSKSTDTTSEATFVGAGDTNQTGPNRQFAKGLARYHTPHRFTLNGSWRMPFFADRRDLAGQLLGGWQLSGVARLASGTPFSVVDTSLTLDTDFDGFNESSRPVIVDRSVIGAHVTDPDTATQILPRGAFRSLTVFDTYDDISPRNGFYTPGTKNVDLALAKVFPMPWQGQTMSVRIEAFNAFNTVKFGFPVNDIANNNFGRLISGATSYAPRTLQLVLRYRY